Proteins from one Streptosporangium becharense genomic window:
- a CDS encoding fumarate hydratase: protein MPEFDYTDLLPMGPDETEYRLVTAEGVRVVEAAGRRFLEVEPEALRLLTETAIHDISHYLRSSHLAQLRKIIDDPEASGNDRFVALDLLKNASISAGGVLPMCQDTGTAIVMGKRGRHVLTDGADAEHISRGVYDAYTRLNLRYSQMAPITMWEEKNTGSNLPAQIELYAEDPGGHPDEYKLLFMAKGGGSANKSFLYQETKAVLNEKRMLQFLEEKIRSLGTAACPPYHLAIVVGGTSAEFALKTAKYASARYLDGIPTEGSPSGHGFRDVEMEAKVFELTQKLGIGAQFGGKYFCHDVRVIRLPRHGASCPVAIAVSCSADRQALAKITPEGVFLERLETDPARFLPETTDEHLSDDVIKIDLNRPMREILAELTKYPVKTRLSLTGPLVVARDIAHAKIGELLDAGGEMPQYLKDHAVYYAGPAKTPEGYASGSFGPTTAGRMDSYVERFQAAGGSMIMLAKGNRSKQVTDACKTYGGFYLGSIGGPAARLAQDCIRKVEVLEYPELGMEAVWKIEVEDFPAFIVVDDKGEDFFDQRQQDGGATFVGIPARGRG, encoded by the coding sequence ATGCCCGAGTTCGACTACACCGACCTGCTTCCCATGGGACCGGACGAGACGGAGTACCGCCTGGTCACCGCCGAGGGGGTGCGCGTCGTCGAGGCGGCGGGGCGCCGGTTCCTGGAGGTCGAGCCCGAGGCCCTGCGGTTGCTGACCGAGACGGCGATCCACGACATCTCCCACTATCTCCGGTCGTCCCACCTCGCCCAGCTGCGAAAGATCATCGACGACCCCGAGGCCAGCGGGAACGACCGCTTCGTCGCCCTCGACCTGCTGAAGAACGCCTCGATCTCGGCCGGCGGCGTGCTGCCGATGTGCCAGGACACGGGTACGGCCATCGTCATGGGCAAGCGCGGCCGGCACGTGCTCACCGACGGCGCCGACGCCGAGCACATCTCCCGCGGCGTCTACGACGCCTACACCAGGCTGAACCTGCGCTACTCCCAGATGGCCCCCATCACCATGTGGGAGGAGAAGAACACCGGCTCCAACCTCCCCGCGCAGATCGAGCTCTACGCCGAGGACCCGGGCGGCCACCCCGACGAGTACAAGCTGCTGTTCATGGCCAAGGGCGGTGGCAGCGCCAACAAGTCGTTCCTGTACCAGGAGACCAAGGCGGTGCTGAACGAGAAGCGGATGCTCCAGTTCCTGGAGGAGAAGATCCGCTCTCTCGGCACCGCGGCCTGCCCGCCGTACCACCTGGCGATCGTCGTCGGCGGCACGTCCGCCGAGTTCGCCCTGAAGACGGCGAAGTACGCCAGCGCCCGTTACCTGGACGGCATCCCGACCGAGGGCTCCCCGTCGGGCCACGGTTTCCGTGACGTCGAGATGGAGGCCAAGGTCTTCGAGCTCACCCAGAAGCTCGGCATCGGGGCCCAGTTCGGCGGCAAGTACTTCTGCCACGACGTCCGCGTCATCCGCCTCCCCCGGCACGGCGCCTCCTGCCCCGTCGCCATCGCGGTCTCCTGCAGCGCCGACCGGCAGGCGCTGGCCAAGATCACCCCTGAGGGCGTCTTCCTGGAGCGGCTGGAGACCGACCCGGCGAGGTTCCTTCCGGAGACCACCGACGAGCATCTGTCGGACGACGTGATCAAGATCGACCTCAACCGCCCGATGCGGGAGATCCTCGCCGAGCTGACCAAGTACCCCGTCAAGACCCGCCTGTCGCTGACCGGTCCGCTCGTGGTCGCCCGCGACATCGCCCACGCCAAGATCGGCGAGCTTCTCGACGCCGGCGGCGAGATGCCGCAGTACCTCAAGGATCACGCGGTCTACTACGCGGGCCCGGCCAAGACTCCCGAGGGCTACGCCTCCGGATCCTTCGGCCCGACGACCGCCGGCCGCATGGACTCCTACGTCGAGCGCTTCCAGGCCGCCGGCGGCTCCATGATCATGCTCGCCAAGGGCAACCGCTCCAAGCAGGTCACGGACGCCTGCAAGACGTACGGCGGCTTCTACCTCGGCTCCATCGGCGGCCCCGCCGCTCGGCTCGCGCAGGACTGCATCAGGAAGGTGGAGGTCCTGGAGTATCCGGAACTGGGCATGGAGGCGGTCTGGAAGATCGAGGTCGAGGACTTCCCGGCCTTCATCGTTGTGGACGACAAGGGCGAGGACTTCTTCGACCAGCGGCAGCAGGACGGCGGAGCCACCTTCGTCGGCATCCCGGCACGGGGCCGCGGTTAG
- a CDS encoding Cgl0159 family (beta/alpha)8-fold protein, with protein sequence MPSVPPAVRPPRLPPPRCAPLPACLLRRHAGEGTHRPAGGSGTSRVRGLVIGRALLYASDDDVATAVDTAAAVLKVT encoded by the coding sequence GTGCCTTCCGTTCCTCCCGCCGTTCGGCCGCCGCGCCTCCCGCCGCCCCGCTGCGCGCCGCTCCCGGCGTGCCTTCTCCGGCGACACGCCGGAGAAGGCACGCACCGTCCGGCGGGGGGATCCGGGACTTCCCGCGTCCGGGGCCTTGTGATCGGCCGCGCGTTGTTGTACGCCTCCGATGACGACGTGGCCACGGCCGTCGACACCGCCGCGGCCGTGCTGAAGGTGACATGA
- the iolB gene encoding 5-deoxy-glucuronate isomerase: protein MTFIPAGSTARAPWALSITPETAGWTYTGLRLLCLSGESVEFATGDEEMLVLPLSGTCVIECDGVRFVLDGRTSVFHAVTDFAYLPVGATVRMTGEGRFALPAARATRRLPARYGPARDVPVEVRGAGRATRQVNNFCAPDTFDCDKLVAVEVLTPGGNWSSYPPHKHDTASGHEAVLEEIYYFEGGPGYQRVYGTHDVLAEVSGGDVVLVPHGYHGPSMAAPGYDLYYLNVLAGPAGQRSMASCDDPRHAWVRSSWAEQPIDPRVPMTKAP from the coding sequence ATGACCTTCATCCCGGCAGGGAGTACCGCTCGGGCGCCGTGGGCGCTGTCGATCACTCCTGAGACCGCCGGATGGACCTATACCGGGCTCCGTCTGCTCTGCCTGTCGGGCGAGAGCGTCGAGTTCGCCACCGGGGACGAGGAGATGCTCGTCCTGCCGCTCTCCGGTACGTGCGTGATCGAGTGCGACGGCGTGCGGTTCGTGCTGGACGGCAGGACCTCGGTCTTCCACGCGGTGACCGACTTCGCGTACCTGCCGGTCGGCGCGACCGTCCGGATGACCGGCGAGGGCCGCTTCGCGCTCCCCGCGGCGCGCGCGACCCGGCGCCTGCCCGCCCGGTACGGCCCGGCCAGGGACGTGCCCGTCGAGGTGCGCGGCGCGGGCCGGGCCACCCGGCAGGTCAACAACTTCTGCGCGCCGGACACCTTCGACTGCGACAAGCTCGTCGCGGTGGAGGTGCTCACCCCGGGCGGCAACTGGTCGTCCTACCCGCCGCACAAGCACGACACCGCCTCTGGGCACGAGGCCGTGCTGGAGGAGATCTACTACTTCGAGGGCGGCCCCGGCTACCAGCGGGTCTACGGCACCCACGACGTCCTCGCCGAGGTGAGCGGCGGCGACGTCGTCCTCGTCCCGCACGGCTACCACGGCCCGTCGATGGCCGCCCCCGGCTACGACCTGTACTACCTGAACGTGCTGGCCGGGCCCGCCGGACAGCGGTCCATGGCCTCCTGCGACGACCCCCGGCACGCGTGGGTCCGCTCCTCCTGGGCCGAGCAGCCGATCGACCCCAGGGTGCCGATGACGAAGGCGCCGTGA